CGAAAGAAGCCGTCGAGGAATGGGGGCAGGATTTCGGCAAACATCCGGTCGGAACCGGTGCCTTTGCACTCGAAGACTGGACCCTTGGCCAGCATCTGATTTTCAAGGCAAATCCGGACTACCATATCGACGGCATTCCGAAACTTGACTCGATCACCGTCGAAGTTGGTCAGGAACCGGTTGTCGCACTTCTGCGCCTGCAACGCGGCGAAGTCGATATCGCCGGTGACGGCATTCCGCCGGCAAAATTCCTCGAAGTGATGAATGACCCGGAATACAAGGATCTGGTGGTATCGGGCGAACAGCTCCATACCGGCTATATCACGCTTAATACCAACATCCCGCCTTTTGATAACCTTAAGGTCCGTGAAGCCGTCAACATGGCGGTCAACAAGGACCGTATCGTTCGCGTCATTAATGGTCGTGCACAGCCGGCCAACCAGCCGTTGCCGCCACTGATGCCGGGTTACAACAACGATTATGCCGGTTACGCCTTTGATCCGGACAAGGCCAAAGAACTTCTGGCCGAAGCCGGGTATGCTGACGGCGTTGAAACCACCCTGTTTGTGGCCAATACCGATCCGCAGCCGCGTATCGCACAGGCCATCCAGCAGGATCTTTCGGCGATTGGCATGAAGGTTGAAATCAAATCCCTGGCACAGGCCAACGTGATTGCTGCTGGCGGCGAAGCCGATCAGGCACCAATGATCTGGTCGGGTGGCATGGCATGGATTGCCGATTTCCCGGATCCCTCGAACTTCTATGGCCCGATCTTGGGTTGTGGCGGTGCGGTTCCGGGTGGCTGGAACTGGTCATGGTACTGTAACGAAGAACTTGATGCAGAAGCCTCCAAGGCCGATGCGATGGCCGATCCGTCACAGGCCGATGCCCGCATCGACATGTGGCGCGACATCTTTACCAAAGTAATGGCCGATGCGCCGTGGGTTCCGGTGTTCAATGAACAGCGTTTCACCATTCGCTCGCCCCGTATCGTGGCCGACGACGCCCTGCTTGTCGATCCGGTCCACATTCCTGTTCACTATGACTACATTGCGGTGAAGTAAACATGTGCAAATGTGCGGATTACACAATCCACTCTGCGCACTGTCATCATGGGTGGGATCATTCGATCCCACCCGCACAGACAGTGGCGCCCGGTACCACCATTGAATTTGAATGCGTCGACAGTGCCGCAGGCCAGTTCAATGAAAACAGTACGGTTGCGGATGTGACCGCACTGGATTTTTCGAAAATCAATCCGGTGACCGGTCCGGTCTTTATTGACGGGGCAGAACCGGGTGATGCGATCAAAATCACGCTCGAAGGGTTCAAACCATCGGGATTTGGCTGGACAGCCAACATTCCGGGCTTTGGCCTTTTGGCCGATCAGTTTGAAGACCCGGCGTTGCATATCTGGAAATATGATCCTGATACGCTGGCCCCGTCTTTGTTTTCCAAATATGGCAAGGTGCCGCTTAAACCGTTTGCCGGAACCATTGGTCTTGCCCCGGCGGAACCGGGCCTGCATTCGGTTGTGCCGCCGCGCCGGGTTGGTGGAAATCTTGATATCCGCGACCTTGCGGCGGGTACCACGCTTTATCTTCCGGTCGAAGTTGCCGGTGGGCTGTTTTCAATCGGGGACACGCACGCCGCACAGGGCGATGGCGAAGTTTGCGGGACGGCAATCGAAAGCCCGATGAACGCCACCGTGACCCTTGATCTGGTGAAAAATGCGCAGCTTGAAACGCCGCATTTCACAACACCGGGGCCGGTAACCAGCCATCTTGATAGCAAAGGCTATGAATGCACGACCGGCATCAGCAATGATTTGCTGACCGGGGCGCGTGATGCGGTGCGCCGCATGGTCGACTGGCTGTGCAAGACACAGGGCATGTCAGCGGTTGATGCATATATGCTGTGTTCTGTCTGTGGTGATCTGCGCATCAGCGAAATTGTCGATCAGCCCAACTGGGTTGTGTCGTTCTATTTCCCGCGCATTGTATTCGACTAAGCATTTTCGGGGCAGGGTTACCCGATGGTGCCTTGCCTCGAGCCACTTATTTAAGTTTTCAAATAAATAAAGAATTTCGCAGGGTTGGCAGAATGACCGAACAGGGCAGCAAAGCGGTGGAAAAGATCCTTGAAGTCCGTGATCTGGTGACACAGGTCGCGACATCCACCGGTCCGAAAACCGTGGTTGATGGATTGAGCTTCGATCTTTATCGCGGCGAAACGCTTTGCATTGCCGGGGAGTCCGGCAGTGGTAAGTCAATGACCTCCCTGTCGATCATGGGGCTTTTGCCCGAACCGATGGCAAAGGTTGCCAGTGGGGCGGTGTGTCTTAACGGGATTGATTTGCTGGGTCTGTCGGAACGTAAAATGCGCAACATTCGCGGCAACAAGATCGCGATGATTTTTCAGGAACCGATGACGTCGCTCAACCCGGTTCTGACAATCGGGCGTCAGCTTGGCGAAGCGATTTCGACCCATAATCAGATGTCCGCGGCCAAGGTACGCGCCCGCGCGCTTGATGTGCTTAAACAGGTTCGCATTTCCGAACCGCAAAAACGGCTTTCGCAATATCCCCATGAACTGTCGGGCGGCATGCGCCAGCGGGTGATGATTGCCATGGCGTTGGCCTGCAACCCCGATGTCCTGATTGCCGATGAGCCAACTACGGCCCTTGATGTGACGATTCAGGCACAGATTTTGGGGTTAATGCGCGATCTGCAACGCGAAACCGGCACCGCCATCATTCTGATCACCCACGATATGGGGGTTGTCGCCGAAATGGCCGACCGGGTGATTGTCATGAACCAGGGCAAGGTGGTCGAAAGTGGGACGGTCACTGAGGTGTTTGAAGCCCCGAGTGATGCCTATACCCGCGGCCTTTTGGCCGCCGTGCCCCGTCTTGGTGCGATGACCGGGACCGAAGGCCCGGCAAGTACGGACCGAAAGGCGCTTGATCTTGGCTTGGCCAAGCCGCTTGTTTCGGTGCGTGATTTGACCGTACGGTTCGATATCAAGGGCGGGTTGTTGCAACGCGTGCAAAAACGGGTTCATGCGGTCGAAAAGGTCAGCTTCGATATCTTCCCCGGCGAGACGCTTTCAATAGTTGGCGAAAGTGGGTGTGGTAAATCGACCACCGGCCGGGCCTTGATGAATTTGATCCCGTGGCAGGGCGAAGTGGTGATTGACGGGCGTGAAATCGATGCGACCTCGCGGCTGCAAACCCGGGCGGTGCGCCGAAACGTTCAAATGATTTTCCAAGATCCCTATGCGTCGCTTGATCCGCGCATGACGGTCGGTGAATTGGTGGCAGAACCGCTGGTGATCCATGGTCTGGCCAAGGGGGCGGAGCTTGATGACCGGGTGGAGTATCTGTTTAATCGGGTCGGGTTGCCCGTCGATGCCGCCACCCGCCATCCGCACGAATTTTCCGGCGGGCAGCGCCAGCGCGTCTGTATTGCCCGGGCATTGAGCTTATCGCCCAAGGTGATCATTGCCGATGAGTCTGTATCGGCTCTTGATGTTTCGGTACAGGCGCAGGTTCTGGATCTGTTGGGCGAGCTTCAGGCGGAAATCGGGATTTCATACCTGTTTATTTCCCATGATATGGCCGTGGTCGAACAGATCAGCCACCGGGTCGCGGTGATGTATATGGGCCAGATTGTTGAAATCGGGCCGCGTCGGGCGGTGTTTGAAAACCCGCAGCACCCCTATACCAAAAAGCTGATGTCCGCCGTTCCGATCCCCGATCCCAGAAAACGGCGCCAGCATTTCAACCTGATTACCGGCGAAGTACCAAGCCCGGTGCATGGTCTGGATTATCAACCCGATTTTGCCGATCTTCAACAGGTCGCCGCCCATCATTTCGTCGCCAGATCGGCCATTGAAAACGCGGCCTGAAAATTTGGGTGGCCTGCACACCCGTCAGAAACACCGTTCGGCAATGCGCACGATGTCACCGTGCATGACGCTGGTTGCCAAGGTCGCCTCCAATGCGATTCAGTCGGCGTCATTGCCGCGCAGGATTTCGACATCGTCCTCATCACAACGATAGGTCAAACCGCCACTAATTACTTAACAACCTATATTCTCTCTTCCAAAATGTTGATGGAGTATCGTTCAACAACAAGTGCCCGAAATCATGAAACAGACGGGCCACCTCTCTGCCTGCCAATCGCCCAAGATATCGTATTCCCGTCACGCATAATCCCCGACACCTGCTTGCCAAGCTGACGCTCCAGCACAGCCCGCCATGGAACAAGGGTAAACTCCCGGCTCTTTTCAATGAGCGCATATTTACCGCTGGCAAGTTCAACCGAACGCCGCAATGTTCCTTCCACGCGCTCGCCAGAGCCCGCCTCGACATAGGTCAAACCGAGTTCTTTCGAGAACTGCCGGGCAACGCGTGCCAATTCCCGCTTTTGCAATCTATCGATCAGATCGGAACGATAGACGGTCCGGTCCTGCTCCTGACGCGCCAGTCCCTGGGCAACTAGCCATTGACGACGTCTGGCCTGAGCGTCGCGCACCTCGCGACCAAAACCGGCATCCCGAACAGATAATGAGTCTGAACCCACCAGCTCTCGATCCAGCCAGGTCGCTCCGTCGGTTTCCAGTTGCTGCTCAAGCGACAGATGGGATAGTTGCCGGATCATCACCGGCGAGGCCTTGCCGCGCTCCCGTTCATATTCAACCGCCCGGTCGAGATGATCGGACGCAATAATCCATGTCCCATCCGGTTCACGTTCTACGCCTTGAGTCAAACGACGCATGGCTTCCAGCCGCCGGACATGGGTTCTGGCATATTCCTCCGTCGCCGTCGGATCATGTTCCAGATGCAAGTCGATGCTGTATTGCCCCTCATTCTCCTGGGCGACCTCTGCAACTGTACGGTCGACTTTCCGAGGTTGAATGTTCCTTGAAGATATCTGAACGATGCTGTCTTCGGGAACCGGTTCAGTCGCCTCCCCCTTGCCGATCTCGACATAGCGGGTCTTGCCATCCACCCCATCGACGATCAGATAATGCCGATCATTAAGTTCATCCGACAGGCCACGTGTGACAACACGACCGACGACAGGCTGTTGGTCCAATTCACTTCTTGCATCAATCACAAAATCGGCGGGGCTGCGGACAATCTCCCGGCGTTTCATTTCCCGGTGCAGGGTCTTGATGATGTCATCGCGTTCGCCCATCCGGGATAATGTTGTTTCCAGACCTGCCTCCAGACGCCAATGGCCGGGCGCAATTTCCTCGGCCAATCCAAGACGCCTGAGCTTCTGCAAACGTCCCGCGCGGAGGCTCTGGCGAAAGGCATCTCTGTCTGCTGCGCTCACAATCCGGTCCTCGCCGATCTGACGCAGCAGGTTACGGTCAATGCTGGTCAGGCGATCCTGATCGATTTCACGCCGCAACCGGTTTTCAATTTCCAGATCGGTGCGCGGCCCGAGATCAAGGCTGACAATCTCGGCGGCACGTTCGCGCATACCGCGTGCCATATAGTTGCGGGCAATAACCAGATCACGCCCTTGATCATCCTTGCCGCGCATCAAAATATGGGTATGCGGATGGCCGGTATTGAAGTGATCGACCGCCACCCAGTCGAGGGTCGTGCCAAGGTCGATTTCCATCTGCCTCATCAGCCGCCGGGTCACCGGCTTGAGATCAGCATATTCTGCACCGTCCTCGGCCGAAACGATAAAGCGGAACTGATGCCGGTCACCATCGGCCCGCTCGAGGAATTCTTTACCATCCGCCCGATCCTGATCCGCGTTGTAAAGCGCGCCGGGCAATCCTTCTCTTGTGACGCCGTCGCGCTGGATATAGCGCAGATGCGCCCGTGCACCCTGCATGCCTTTCCCGGTCAACCGGACAATCCGTGATTTGATGATCACCCGACGCAGAAACTTGCGCCCACCCTTGCCGCCACGCGAGCGAATCTTGCCAAGCTTCGGTTTGAAGACATCGTCAGCCATTGCATTCTCCAATGCTTTCCAGCAACAATTGGCACCATTAAAGACAAGGGTTTCTGCGGCTCAGCGTGGAGAATGGCACCATCCCTGCCCGCCTTGGCACTATCCTTCGCCATGAAAAAAAGATGTGCAGACAAAGATTTGAGGGCATCGAGGCAACACGATGGTGCCGTTGTTTTATCTTGCCTTACGCTGCCCCGCTCTTCTGCCTCCAAGCGCATACCAGTTCGCATCTGGCTCCAAGCCTGCGAAAAACTCACGGGAACACACCGGAACCATTGCTGTGACTGGAAAGCGGGAAGAACAGAGCGGACCCGGAGAAATCCCCGGTCCCACCCGTATTGTCGCCCTCTCGCGTTGACACAAGCTCTTCAAGCTTTGGGACATAGCGTTGCGTTTCCACCGGCAAGGGTTTTCCGAAACGCAGATGAGCTTCATACCGTCCGGGACCGGCATGATAGGCCGCGAACAGACCGGGATAGCCGAACCGATCATACATCTCGCGCAGATAAGCGGTGCCTGCGAGAATGTTGTCACGCGGATTGAAAGGATCATTGCCAAAGCCATAACGCTGTCGCAATTCACCCCAGGTTGCCGGCATCAATTGCATTAACCCCATCGCCCCGGCCGAAGAAACCGCGTCCGGTTTACCGCTACTTTCCACCTCTATGACAGCACGGATCCATTCCGAGGGAATGGCAAATCTTTGCGATGCGGTTACGATTTCGTGGTCCCAATTCTCCGCTGGCTGAGCATGAATATTGCTGATGAAGAGCCAACAAAGAAGGAAGATCAGAAGGTTCAGTTTACCCATAATGGTACGAGCCTCCCGATCAGGTTTTTGCTCCGCACAGGCCCGAAATACCGGCTGTCAAATGAGGCTGGCACTTCTGCCATCAGCAGGAAATATTCGCCGTCCTGCAGTAACCGGCACCCCTGCCACAGGCGCATTTTACGCCCGAAACTGTCGCGCTCAAGCTGTCGGGCGACCGCATGACCGTTGATCAGAATGACGCGACGGGCCACACAAACATGGTCCCCGGCAATGGCCGCAATGCGTTTGACAAGCGGGACATTGGCCGGGATGTAGTGGCGTGAACTTGCCAAGGCGGATACCGGTTTCGGGGGACGAACCAGAACGAAATCACCCTTTTGGGGCGCGCCGGAAACCATCCGATAGAGCCCGACCGGGGCGCTCGGCGATGCGTTCCAGATCAGCCACGGGATTCTGTTATAGGCTGTAGAAAGACCGATCAGGCCAATCCCGAGAACACCCAAAAGACCGGGACCGATGCCATGCCGGACATCCTTCCGGGGCATCAAGTGCCGCGATAAATGGCGGTATCTCATGCGCGTTCTCCGTCATCGGAGTGCGTGCCGGGTTCACGCCCTTCCGACCAGGCATCGAGATCGTCGATATGATAACGGACATAACGGCCATGTTTGCGATAGCGTGGTCCCTTGCCATTGAAACGCATCTTTTCAAGGGTTCGGGCGGATAGGGAAAGATAGAACGCCGCCTGCTGGGTGGAGAGAAAAGGGCTGCCCTTGCGGGCTTCCATCGCCCGTGTGTTGTAATC
The Thalassospira xiamenensis M-5 = DSM 17429 DNA segment above includes these coding regions:
- a CDS encoding ABC transporter substrate-binding protein, coding for MFSKALKGVAFAALIAGAGITAATLGADQAKAGEGNIVVTYKDDVSTLDPAIGYDWQNWSMIKSLFDGLMDYEPGTTTLKPDLATDYTVSDDGLTYTFNLRKGVTFHNGREFKASDVKYTLERVVNPKTQSPGAGFFDTIKGFAEESAGETESLSGIEVVDDYTIKFTLNQPDAAFLHKMALNFAHIVPKEAVEEWGQDFGKHPVGTGAFALEDWTLGQHLIFKANPDYHIDGIPKLDSITVEVGQEPVVALLRLQRGEVDIAGDGIPPAKFLEVMNDPEYKDLVVSGEQLHTGYITLNTNIPPFDNLKVREAVNMAVNKDRIVRVINGRAQPANQPLPPLMPGYNNDYAGYAFDPDKAKELLAEAGYADGVETTLFVANTDPQPRIAQAIQQDLSAIGMKVEIKSLAQANVIAAGGEADQAPMIWSGGMAWIADFPDPSNFYGPILGCGGAVPGGWNWSWYCNEELDAEASKADAMADPSQADARIDMWRDIFTKVMADAPWVPVFNEQRFTIRSPRIVADDALLVDPVHIPVHYDYIAVK
- a CDS encoding acetamidase/formamidase family protein, with product MCKCADYTIHSAHCHHGWDHSIPPAQTVAPGTTIEFECVDSAAGQFNENSTVADVTALDFSKINPVTGPVFIDGAEPGDAIKITLEGFKPSGFGWTANIPGFGLLADQFEDPALHIWKYDPDTLAPSLFSKYGKVPLKPFAGTIGLAPAEPGLHSVVPPRRVGGNLDIRDLAAGTTLYLPVEVAGGLFSIGDTHAAQGDGEVCGTAIESPMNATVTLDLVKNAQLETPHFTTPGPVTSHLDSKGYECTTGISNDLLTGARDAVRRMVDWLCKTQGMSAVDAYMLCSVCGDLRISEIVDQPNWVVSFYFPRIVFD
- a CDS encoding ABC transporter ATP-binding protein; its protein translation is MTEQGSKAVEKILEVRDLVTQVATSTGPKTVVDGLSFDLYRGETLCIAGESGSGKSMTSLSIMGLLPEPMAKVASGAVCLNGIDLLGLSERKMRNIRGNKIAMIFQEPMTSLNPVLTIGRQLGEAISTHNQMSAAKVRARALDVLKQVRISEPQKRLSQYPHELSGGMRQRVMIAMALACNPDVLIADEPTTALDVTIQAQILGLMRDLQRETGTAIILITHDMGVVAEMADRVIVMNQGKVVESGTVTEVFEAPSDAYTRGLLAAVPRLGAMTGTEGPASTDRKALDLGLAKPLVSVRDLTVRFDIKGGLLQRVQKRVHAVEKVSFDIFPGETLSIVGESGCGKSTTGRALMNLIPWQGEVVIDGREIDATSRLQTRAVRRNVQMIFQDPYASLDPRMTVGELVAEPLVIHGLAKGAELDDRVEYLFNRVGLPVDAATRHPHEFSGGQRQRVCIARALSLSPKVIIADESVSALDVSVQAQVLDLLGELQAEIGISYLFISHDMAVVEQISHRVAVMYMGQIVEIGPRRAVFENPQHPYTKKLMSAVPIPDPRKRRQHFNLITGEVPSPVHGLDYQPDFADLQQVAAHHFVARSAIENAA
- the rlxS gene encoding relaxase/mobilization nuclease RlxS (I built this because a sul1 chimera in AMR looks like the C-terminus.), translating into MADDVFKPKLGKIRSRGGKGGRKFLRRVIIKSRIVRLTGKGMQGARAHLRYIQRDGVTREGLPGALYNADQDRADGKEFLERADGDRHQFRFIVSAEDGAEYADLKPVTRRLMRQMEIDLGTTLDWVAVDHFNTGHPHTHILMRGKDDQGRDLVIARNYMARGMRERAAEIVSLDLGPRTDLEIENRLRREIDQDRLTSIDRNLLRQIGEDRIVSAADRDAFRQSLRAGRLQKLRRLGLAEEIAPGHWRLEAGLETTLSRMGERDDIIKTLHREMKRREIVRSPADFVIDARSELDQQPVVGRVVTRGLSDELNDRHYLIVDGVDGKTRYVEIGKGEATEPVPEDSIVQISSRNIQPRKVDRTVAEVAQENEGQYSIDLHLEHDPTATEEYARTHVRRLEAMRRLTQGVEREPDGTWIIASDHLDRAVEYERERGKASPVMIRQLSHLSLEQQLETDGATWLDRELVGSDSLSVRDAGFGREVRDAQARRRQWLVAQGLARQEQDRTVYRSDLIDRLQKRELARVARQFSKELGLTYVEAGSGERVEGTLRRSVELASGKYALIEKSREFTLVPWRAVLERQLGKQVSGIMRDGNTISWAIGRQRGGPSVS
- a CDS encoding lytic transglycosylase domain-containing protein; the encoded protein is MGKLNLLIFLLCWLFISNIHAQPAENWDHEIVTASQRFAIPSEWIRAVIEVESSGKPDAVSSAGAMGLMQLMPATWGELRQRYGFGNDPFNPRDNILAGTAYLREMYDRFGYPGLFAAYHAGPGRYEAHLRFGKPLPVETQRYVPKLEELVSTREGDNTGGTGDFSGSALFFPLSSHSNGSGVFP
- the traF gene encoding conjugative transfer signal peptidase TraF, with the translated sequence MRYRHLSRHLMPRKDVRHGIGPGLLGVLGIGLIGLSTAYNRIPWLIWNASPSAPVGLYRMVSGAPQKGDFVLVRPPKPVSALASSRHYIPANVPLVKRIAAIAGDHVCVARRVILINGHAVARQLERDSFGRKMRLWQGCRLLQDGEYFLLMAEVPASFDSRYFGPVRSKNLIGRLVPLWVN
- a CDS encoding helix-turn-helix transcriptional regulator, yielding MTDYNTRAMEARKGSPFLSTQQAAFYLSLSARTLEKMRFNGKGPRYRKHGRYVRYHIDDLDAWSEGREPGTHSDDGERA